One genomic region from Nostoc sphaeroides encodes:
- a CDS encoding pentapeptide repeat-containing protein — protein sequence MKNYAAQQEFILSQITNKYYQRRDFSRCDLRGIDLKGIDLSGVNFIGADLRDANLCGCILTRANLSGANLMQANLREANLYEASLCEANLINADLTRANLCGTFLWRAKFTGSNLWGASLCDVDLREADLSEAKLIEASLIEANLVRANLTGAKLCGAKLLEANLTEANLTGADLTWANLTKANLNKANLWETNLIYAKLGDTIMPDGTIEQPQIVIY from the coding sequence ATGAAAAATTATGCTGCTCAACAGGAATTTATATTAAGTCAAATCACAAATAAATATTATCAGCGCCGAGATTTCAGTAGATGTGACTTGCGTGGAATCGACCTGAAAGGAATTGATTTAAGTGGTGTTAACTTCATAGGAGCAGATTTGCGTGATGCAAATTTGTGTGGCTGTATCCTCACTCGTGCTAACTTAAGTGGCGCAAATCTGATGCAAGCTAACCTACGTGAAGCTAATTTGTATGAAGCATCTTTGTGCGAAGCTAATTTGATTAATGCTGATTTAACACGAGCAAATTTGTGCGGAACTTTCTTATGGCGGGCAAAATTCACAGGTAGTAATCTTTGGGGTGCTTCTTTATGTGATGTGGATTTGAGAGAAGCAGACTTAAGTGAAGCCAAATTAATTGAAGCATCACTGATTGAAGCGAATTTAGTTAGAGCAAATCTCACAGGAGCAAAGTTATGTGGAGCAAAATTACTAGAAGCTAATTTAACTGAGGCCAACTTAACTGGTGCAGACCTGACATGGGCAAATTTAACCAAGGCAAACTTGAATAAAGCAAACCTTTGGGAGACAAACTTGATTTATGCGAAGCTTGGGGATACTATCATGCCTGATGGCACAATTGAGCAACCTCAGATAGTTATTTATTAG
- a CDS encoding ABC transporter permease: MTINRIFVLAKNVFQEVVRDRILFIISFYALILAIAFRVLPEFAATTEDKIFLDFGMAAMNAIGLIVTIFIGTGLVNKEIEKRTILVLIAKPVSRSEIIIGKYLGLSAVLAVLVATMTAIYLVFLQFGSIPHPTVSILIAAIFLLLQLSLITAVAITFGVFTASLLATVLTFAVYLIGNITQDLVQLGRLSRNPGMESLTQGLFLILPDLSRLNLKNDAIYGLQALPDTTTLITNAGYGLLYSAMLLAIATFIFSQREF, translated from the coding sequence ATGACTATTAACAGAATTTTTGTATTGGCAAAGAATGTGTTTCAGGAAGTGGTACGCGATCGCATCCTATTTATTATTAGTTTTTATGCGCTGATACTCGCCATTGCCTTCCGCGTCCTTCCTGAATTTGCAGCTACGACTGAAGACAAAATCTTTTTAGATTTTGGGATGGCGGCGATGAATGCCATCGGGCTAATTGTGACGATATTTATTGGTACGGGACTGGTTAATAAAGAAATTGAAAAACGTACTATTTTGGTGTTAATTGCTAAACCTGTCAGCCGCAGTGAAATTATCATAGGCAAATATTTAGGTTTATCGGCAGTATTAGCTGTGCTTGTCGCCACAATGACAGCAATTTATCTAGTGTTTCTGCAATTTGGTAGCATTCCTCATCCAACCGTGAGCATTCTAATTGCTGCAATTTTTTTATTATTGCAGTTGTCATTAATCACGGCTGTGGCTATTACCTTCGGTGTTTTCACTGCTTCTTTACTGGCGACTGTTTTAACCTTTGCGGTATATTTAATTGGAAATATTACTCAAGATTTAGTACAACTTGGTCGTCTCAGCCGTAATCCTGGTATGGAAAGTCTAACTCAAGGTTTGTTTCTCATCTTGCCAGATTTATCTCGATTAAATTTAAAAAATGATGCCATTTATGGTCTGCAAGCACTACCTGACACAACTACACTGATTACAAATGCTGGCTATGGCCTACTTTATAGTGCCATGTTGCTAGCGATCGCTACTTTCATCTTCTCACAACGTGAGTTTTAA
- the fraD gene encoding septal junction protein FraD, whose amino-acid sequence MNTLLKDVFGVFKFAEGLYAGIRKVLVPPKAYSWQTFIYLSVFSWVVSYFAIGYIKDIIAFFGWLFLIAGTAWYTTEDPLRVPGTFMPVGAVITGFLVSVFAFGNQQDIITPRTIVFWPTISALITAIPEFIEGNDTDAKARIPKPEDRQRIIILVASSMLLSCWINFHFVMNNWFQQYPSLQADTFRTSTVLVSTEKRLKIPRNGAIILEKLQPIVVEQIAQRPWSEVEKWLLDAKQRVGTLGRGIIQKNLGKYEEKELWRIEPRVANTKSGYILDLLSIWIGPSSNPRGYYLKKACRIEPVAATSNSDNKITVAEIECDRGSKLISDSPPPQQ is encoded by the coding sequence ATGAATACGTTACTTAAAGATGTATTTGGGGTTTTTAAATTTGCTGAAGGGCTTTATGCAGGAATTAGAAAGGTATTAGTTCCACCTAAAGCTTATTCTTGGCAAACATTTATTTATTTGAGTGTTTTTTCTTGGGTAGTTTCATATTTTGCTATAGGTTATATAAAAGATATAATTGCTTTTTTCGGTTGGTTATTTTTAATTGCCGGCACAGCTTGGTATACAACTGAAGATCCTTTGAGGGTTCCTGGTACTTTTATGCCAGTTGGGGCAGTGATCACTGGATTTTTAGTGAGTGTTTTTGCATTTGGAAATCAACAGGATATAATTACACCAAGAACAATCGTTTTTTGGCCGACAATTTCAGCGCTAATTACGGCTATACCAGAATTTATTGAAGGAAATGATACCGATGCAAAAGCTCGAATTCCGAAACCAGAAGACCGCCAAAGAATTATAATTTTAGTTGCTAGTAGTATGCTGCTAAGTTGCTGGATTAATTTTCACTTTGTGATGAATAATTGGTTTCAACAATATCCCAGTTTGCAGGCAGATACTTTTAGAACTAGTACCGTTCTTGTCAGTACAGAAAAACGACTAAAAATCCCACGCAACGGCGCTATAATTCTAGAGAAACTTCAACCAATAGTAGTAGAACAAATAGCCCAAAGACCTTGGTCAGAAGTAGAGAAATGGTTGCTTGATGCCAAACAACGGGTAGGAACTCTGGGTAGGGGAATAATCCAAAAAAACCTGGGCAAATATGAAGAAAAGGAACTATGGCGCATTGAACCGCGCGTAGCTAATACTAAGTCTGGATATATATTAGATTTATTAAGTATTTGGATAGGCCCGAGTTCTAACCCACGGGGCTATTACTTGAAAAAAGCTTGTCGCATTGAACCAGTTGCAGCAACTAGCAATTCAGACAATAAGATTACAGTTGCAGAAATTGAATGCGATCGCGGCAGTAAATTGATTTCTGACTCACCGCCTCCGCAACAGTGA
- the fraC gene encoding filament integrity protein FraC translates to MPENWMLPRIFPIGGILFDFLFVLIAIPIEAYVLHNRLKFDKKTSIFYAISMNLFSSVIGWFIFFVAEPMLPIYLKSELISYMFFNNFKSANTQSLLILTACIIFFATFIMKFFILRVLLLSLSEPVAKKEDEPQKSQRQRWRSFSGAKLQNTNLVTTTLIANSLSYSAITILLFFRSK, encoded by the coding sequence ATGCCTGAAAATTGGATGCTTCCGAGGATTTTTCCTATTGGTGGAATTCTGTTTGACTTTTTATTTGTACTGATTGCCATCCCCATCGAAGCCTATGTTTTGCACAATCGATTAAAATTTGACAAAAAGACTAGCATTTTTTATGCTATCTCTATGAATCTGTTTTCTAGTGTAATTGGTTGGTTCATATTTTTTGTAGCAGAACCAATGTTGCCGATATATCTGAAATCAGAACTAATTAGCTATATGTTTTTTAATAATTTTAAATCAGCAAATACACAAAGTTTATTAATTTTAACTGCCTGTATAATTTTCTTTGCTACTTTTATAATGAAGTTTTTCATTTTAAGGGTATTACTACTATCATTGAGTGAACCAGTTGCTAAAAAAGAAGACGAACCTCAAAAATCTCAACGGCAGAGATGGCGTAGTTTTAGCGGTGCTAAATTACAAAATACTAATTTAGTGACTACTACATTAATTGCGAATTCTCTAAGTTATAGTGCTATAACCATTCTTTTATTCTTTCGGTCAAAGTAG
- a CDS encoding cob(I)yrinic acid a,c-diamide adenosyltransferase, producing MTRNGIGIRTAQVRQERLVGQIHVYDGVGKGKSQAALGVVLRSIGLGINTPSNSNRVLLLRFLKGPERDYDEDGAIAALQRGFPHLIDQVRTGRAEFFGHDEITTFDREEAARGWDVAKGAIASGLYSVVVLDEINPVLDLGLLPVDEVVKTLKSKPQELEIIATGRAAPEKLLDIADLHSEMKPHHHPTAKALFLEGIEIYTGAGKGKSTSALGKALQAIGRGINHPGSTRVLIMQWLKGGTGYTEDAAIAALQQSYPEVVDHQRCGGDAIVWRNSRQELDYVEAERGWEIAKVAIASGLYKTIILDELNPTVDLELLPVEPIVQALLRKPRDTEIIITGRCQNPPAYFDLASVHSEVYCHKHYANQGVELKRGVDF from the coding sequence ATGACAAGGAACGGTATTGGTATTCGCACGGCGCAAGTGCGACAGGAACGGCTCGTTGGTCAAATTCACGTCTACGATGGCGTGGGTAAAGGTAAGTCCCAAGCGGCTTTGGGGGTGGTTTTGCGCTCTATTGGCTTGGGGATAAATACGCCTAGCAATTCTAACCGGGTTTTACTGCTGCGGTTTTTAAAAGGGCCGGAACGTGATTATGACGAAGATGGCGCGATCGCAGCTTTGCAACGCGGGTTTCCTCATTTAATTGACCAGGTTCGCACTGGGAGAGCCGAATTTTTTGGGCATGATGAAATTACCACTTTTGACCGAGAGGAAGCAGCGCGAGGTTGGGATGTCGCCAAAGGCGCGATCGCTAGTGGTTTATATTCAGTTGTCGTCTTGGATGAAATTAACCCGGTTCTGGATTTGGGTTTGCTACCAGTAGATGAAGTGGTAAAGACATTAAAATCTAAACCCCAAGAGTTAGAAATTATTGCTACCGGACGCGCCGCACCGGAAAAGTTGCTCGATATTGCAGATTTGCACTCAGAAATGAAACCTCATCACCACCCAACAGCCAAAGCCCTGTTTCTTGAAGGGATTGAAATTTATACTGGTGCTGGTAAAGGTAAGTCTACTAGTGCTTTGGGCAAAGCCTTACAAGCCATTGGTAGGGGAATAAATCATCCAGGGTCTACCCGTGTGCTGATTATGCAGTGGCTTAAAGGTGGTACTGGCTACACAGAAGACGCTGCGATCGCCGCCTTACAGCAGTCATATCCAGAAGTGGTGGATCATCAGCGTTGCGGTGGAGATGCGATCGTCTGGCGAAATTCCCGGCAAGAATTAGATTATGTAGAAGCCGAACGGGGTTGGGAAATCGCTAAAGTTGCGATCGCCTCTGGGTTGTATAAAACTATTATTCTTGATGAACTAAATCCCACCGTTGACTTAGAATTACTCCCCGTTGAACCTATTGTCCAAGCTTTACTCCGCAAACCCCGCGACACCGAAATCATTATTACTGGCCGCTGCCAAAATCCACCAGCGTACTTCGACTTGGCTAGCGTCCACTCAGAGGTTTACTGCCATAAACACTATGCCAATCAAGGGGTAGAACTTAAACGAGGGGTAGATTTTTAG
- a CDS encoding type II toxin-antitoxin system RelE/ParE family toxin, producing MEITFADGKLQKLCEQQNLAQRKLGANCAKKLTTQLAILGAASCVAELVIGHPHPLKGDRAGEFAVNLEGGKRLVFKPDNDPIPLTEDGNIDWSKVSAVCIVFIGDYHD from the coding sequence ATGGAAATCACCTTCGCTGACGGCAAACTGCAAAAGCTATGCGAACAACAAAACCTAGCGCAAAGAAAATTGGGTGCAAATTGTGCCAAGAAATTGACAACCCAGTTGGCTATTCTTGGTGCTGCTAGTTGTGTCGCGGAATTAGTTATTGGTCATCCCCATCCCTTAAAAGGAGATAGGGCAGGTGAATTTGCAGTCAACCTAGAAGGTGGTAAACGACTTGTATTTAAGCCAGATAACGACCCCATCCCCCTTACCGAGGATGGAAACATTGATTGGTCAAAAGTGAGTGCTGTTTGTATTGTTTTCATTGGAGATTACCATGATTGA
- a CDS encoding HigA family addiction module antitoxin: protein MIETTRTFTPDWVSPPGDAIADLLEERDWTQAQLAERLGYTTKHISQLINGKAPINEETALKLERVMGSTAAFWLRYEAQYRAALAKKEEENRLKGWTSWLDRLPVKELMNQGVIPKCRLIDKNKPDLVKKLLQFFGVASPEDWQNYYAGMEVAFRRTRENQSDVGAISTWLRLGEIKAEQLDSPKYSKPKFEKAVREIRTLTVLPPEEFEPQMQKLCWEAGVVLVLVPSIKKAHVSGVARWLNPHKALIQLSLYGKTNDRFWFNFFHEAAHILLHDKENIFLDEWNSGESLKSEQERQADKWSREFLIPPEYEGELAKLKSETDVIDFAKGISINPGIVVGRLQHDHLIDPSWMNGLKVKFGALAGILTSG from the coding sequence ATGATTGAGACAACCCGTACCTTTACACCAGATTGGGTATCTCCTCCCGGTGATGCCATCGCTGATTTATTAGAAGAACGTGATTGGACACAAGCACAATTAGCAGAGCGTTTAGGCTACACCACAAAACATATTAGCCAGTTGATCAATGGTAAAGCACCCATCAATGAAGAAACAGCCCTGAAGCTAGAACGGGTTATGGGTAGTACAGCAGCATTCTGGCTCAGATATGAAGCTCAATATCGCGCCGCTTTGGCAAAGAAAGAAGAAGAAAACCGCTTAAAGGGGTGGACATCTTGGTTAGATCGCTTACCAGTCAAAGAATTGATGAATCAAGGTGTAATTCCTAAGTGTCGGTTAATTGACAAGAATAAGCCTGATTTAGTAAAAAAGTTACTGCAATTTTTCGGTGTTGCCTCGCCGGAAGATTGGCAGAATTATTATGCAGGTATGGAAGTTGCTTTTCGTCGTACACGCGAAAATCAAAGTGATGTTGGTGCTATTTCTACTTGGTTACGTTTGGGGGAAATAAAAGCAGAACAACTAGACTCTCCCAAGTACAGTAAACCAAAATTTGAAAAGGCGGTGCGGGAAATTCGCACTTTGACGGTGTTACCGCCAGAAGAGTTTGAACCACAGATGCAAAAGTTGTGCTGGGAAGCAGGGGTTGTGCTTGTTTTAGTACCATCAATCAAGAAAGCGCACGTCAGTGGTGTTGCACGATGGTTAAACCCCCATAAGGCACTGATTCAACTTTCGCTTTATGGTAAAACCAATGACCGCTTCTGGTTTAATTTTTTCCATGAAGCAGCACATATTTTGCTACATGATAAAGAAAATATTTTTCTTGATGAATGGAATAGTGGGGAAAGTTTGAAATCTGAGCAGGAACGCCAAGCAGATAAATGGTCACGGGAATTTTTGATCCCACCTGAGTATGAGGGGGAATTAGCGAAGCTTAAATCTGAAACTGATGTAATTGATTTTGCCAAAGGTATCAGTATTAATCCTGGTATTGTTGTAGGTCGGCTGCAACACGATCATCTAATTGATCCGTCTTGGATGAATGGTTTAAAAGTGAAGTTTGGCGCACTAGCCGGAATTTTGACTTCTGGGTAG
- a CDS encoding response regulator, which produces MKADALESQSLVLIVDDEPFIRLILRQFLDREGYQIAEAKNGIEAIKVFKELHPDIVLLDALMPEMDGFECCTQLRSLDSSKYTPVLMVTGLEDQKSVDRAFAVGAIDYVTKPIHWAVLRQRVKRLIEQSQLQQELEAVNMELQRLATIDGLTQIANRRRFEEYFNQEWQRMKRDKCPLSLILCDVDFFKLYNDTYGHRIGDRCLQEIAKALKDIIKRPGDLVARYGGEEFAVILPNTNAEGATYVAEKICHAVRTLAIPHKNSQVSPHVTISVGLTTEIPQPDSDIEEMIAAADRALYQAKTAGRDRFVQNIQLPRSQNSG; this is translated from the coding sequence ATGAAAGCCGATGCCCTAGAAAGCCAATCTTTAGTTCTAATTGTTGATGATGAACCTTTTATCCGCCTGATATTGCGGCAGTTCTTAGATCGGGAAGGGTATCAAATAGCGGAAGCTAAAAATGGCATAGAGGCAATAAAAGTTTTTAAGGAATTGCATCCTGATATAGTACTCCTTGATGCTCTAATGCCAGAGATGGATGGGTTCGAGTGTTGCACTCAGTTACGGAGTCTTGATAGTAGCAAGTATACTCCAGTTTTAATGGTTACAGGACTTGAAGATCAAAAGTCAGTTGACCGGGCATTTGCTGTGGGGGCAATAGATTATGTTACCAAACCGATCCATTGGGCAGTTTTGCGCCAACGGGTAAAACGTTTGATTGAGCAATCTCAGTTACAGCAAGAACTGGAAGCGGTTAATATGGAATTGCAGCGATTAGCTACTATCGATGGATTAACTCAAATAGCTAACCGCCGACGGTTTGAAGAGTATTTTAACCAAGAATGGCAGCGCATGAAACGGGATAAATGCCCCCTTTCCCTGATTCTTTGCGATGTTGATTTCTTCAAATTATATAACGATACATACGGTCATCGGATAGGCGATCGCTGTCTTCAAGAAATTGCTAAAGCGCTCAAAGATATTATTAAGCGTCCGGGAGATTTAGTTGCCCGTTATGGTGGGGAAGAATTTGCTGTGATTTTACCTAACACAAATGCCGAGGGGGCGACTTATGTTGCCGAAAAAATTTGTCATGCTGTCCGAACACTAGCAATTCCTCATAAAAATTCCCAAGTTAGTCCTCATGTAACCATTAGTGTCGGGTTGACGACAGAAATTCCTCAGCCAGATTCTGACATAGAAGAAATGATTGCCGCCGCAGATCGGGCGTTGTATCAAGCAAAGACAGCAGGACGCGATCGCTTTGTGCAAAATATTCAACTACCCAGAAGTCAAAATTCCGGCTAG
- a CDS encoding Hpt domain-containing protein, protein MCLELEPSQNILQSGQNQTLKSVKIDAKILQSLQNMLRGDRVAFVELIECYLTETPRLVQDISTAITTHDAQTLLNTAHQLKSSSASVGAIALAQLCKVLEAQGCSSKLENSLELISQLYQEYEQVKTALEKELAKEIP, encoded by the coding sequence ATGTGCTTAGAATTGGAACCTTCGCAAAATATCCTACAGTCAGGGCAAAACCAGACATTAAAAAGCGTCAAAATCGATGCCAAAATTCTCCAATCCTTGCAGAATATGCTTAGAGGAGATCGTGTGGCATTTGTTGAACTAATTGAGTGTTATCTGACAGAGACACCGAGACTGGTGCAAGATATCAGCACAGCTATCACAACTCACGATGCCCAGACTCTATTAAACACAGCCCATCAGCTTAAGTCTAGCAGTGCTTCTGTTGGAGCGATCGCCCTGGCACAGCTTTGCAAGGTGTTAGAAGCACAGGGATGCAGCAGTAAATTAGAAAACAGCCTAGAATTAATCTCGCAATTATATCAGGAATATGAACAAGTTAAAACTGCCTTAGAAAAAGAACTTGCCAAGGAAATACCATGA
- a CDS encoding PAS domain-containing protein, producing MKAGTSCKVVLRNYRKDGTVSWNELSISPIHDENGKLSHFIGIQTDISLRKLAEASLCRQALTLILYSRRLNRSADKLG from the coding sequence ATGAAAGCTGGAACAAGTTGCAAAGTTGTTCTCCGTAACTATCGCAAAGATGGTACTGTATCTTGGAATGAATTGAGTATTTCTCCTATCCATGACGAAAATGGTAAGTTAAGTCACTTCATTGGAATTCAAACAGATATTAGTTTACGCAAGCTTGCTGAAGCGAGTCTGTGTCGGCAAGCCCTCACCTTGATCCTTTACTCAAGGCGGTTGAACCGATCTGCCGACAAATTGGGCTGA
- a CDS encoding DNA topology modulation protein, producing MKKILIIGSGGAGKSTLARELGTILGLEVIHLDAWYWNPGWVETPKAEWQNIIQDLTLRESWIMDGNYGGTLDVRLSVADTVIFLDFPRLLCLSRVIKRRFIYAGQSRPDMASNCPERLNWEFLKYIWSYPINRRPEIIKKLSQITPNQQVIILCEPTEVRDFLQNIYHHSYLIN from the coding sequence GTGAAGAAAATCTTAATTATTGGTTCTGGGGGTGCTGGTAAATCTACCCTAGCCCGCGAACTGGGAACCATCTTAGGCTTAGAAGTTATTCACTTGGATGCTTGGTACTGGAATCCTGGCTGGGTTGAGACTCCAAAAGCTGAATGGCAAAACATAATTCAAGACCTAACCCTACGAGAATCTTGGATTATGGATGGTAACTATGGCGGGACTCTCGACGTTCGTTTGTCGGTTGCAGATACGGTAATTTTTTTGGATTTTCCCCGTCTTTTATGTTTGTCACGAGTGATTAAACGTCGCTTCATTTATGCTGGACAATCCAGACCTGATATGGCATCAAATTGTCCTGAAAGATTAAATTGGGAATTTCTCAAATATATCTGGTCATACCCAATTAATCGTCGTCCTGAAATTATCAAAAAACTTAGTCAAATAACACCAAATCAGCAAGTTATTATTCTTTGCGAACCAACAGAAGTCAGAGATTTTTTACAAAATATTTATCACCATTCATATTTAATCAATTGA
- the gatB gene encoding Asp-tRNA(Asn)/Glu-tRNA(Gln) amidotransferase subunit GatB — translation MTTATTVKTEYEAIIGLETHCQLSTNTKIFSNSSTAFGADPNTNIDPVCMGLPGVLPVLNEKVLEYAVKAGLALNCQIARYSKFDRKQYFYPDLPKNYQISQYDLPIAEHGWLEIELVDAEGNPTRKRIGITRLHMEEDAGKLVHAGSDRLSGSSYSLVDYNRAGVPLVEIVSEPDLRSGLEAAEYAEELRRIVRYLGVSDGNMQEGSLRCDVNISVRPVGRKEFGTKVEIKNMNSFSAIQRAIDYEIERQIAAIEAGDRIIQETRLWEEGAQRTSSMRVKEGSSDYRYFPEPDLAPIEVTDGELEKWRSELPELPAQKRHRYESELGLSAYDARVLTEDRSIAEYFETAIASGANPKAAANWITQDIAAHLNKQKLSITEIGLTPTNLADIITRIETGKISNAQAKEKLPDLLTGISPEKAFAGQELITDPNVLEPIVDEVIAANPKELEKYRNGNTNLKGFFVGQVLKKTGKRADPKLTNELVEKKLNA, via the coding sequence ATGACCACTGCTACAACCGTAAAAACTGAGTATGAAGCGATTATTGGCCTAGAAACCCATTGTCAGCTGAGTACTAACACGAAGATTTTCTCTAATAGCTCTACCGCATTCGGTGCTGACCCCAATACTAACATTGACCCGGTTTGTATGGGTTTACCTGGGGTCTTACCTGTACTCAATGAAAAAGTATTAGAATACGCCGTCAAGGCTGGTTTGGCACTGAATTGTCAAATCGCTAGATATAGCAAATTTGACCGGAAACAGTATTTTTATCCTGACTTACCCAAAAATTACCAAATTTCTCAATACGATCTACCGATCGCAGAACATGGATGGTTAGAAATTGAGTTGGTGGATGCTGAGGGGAATCCGACTCGCAAACGTATTGGCATCACACGTCTACACATGGAAGAAGATGCTGGAAAATTGGTACATGCAGGTAGCGATCGCCTCTCCGGTTCTTCCTATTCTTTGGTAGACTACAATCGCGCAGGTGTACCGTTAGTAGAAATTGTCTCGGAACCTGATTTGCGTTCTGGATTAGAAGCTGCTGAATATGCCGAAGAGTTGCGCCGGATTGTGCGGTATCTCGGCGTGAGTGACGGCAATATGCAAGAAGGATCTCTGCGCTGCGATGTCAACATTTCTGTGCGTCCAGTGGGACGAAAGGAATTTGGCACCAAGGTAGAAATTAAAAACATGAACTCGTTTAGCGCCATTCAACGAGCGATTGACTACGAAATTGAACGTCAAATTGCCGCAATCGAAGCAGGCGATCGCATCATCCAAGAAACTCGGCTATGGGAAGAAGGCGCTCAACGCACAAGTAGTATGCGGGTAAAAGAAGGTTCTAGCGATTACCGTTACTTCCCCGAACCAGATTTAGCACCAATTGAGGTAACAGATGGCGAATTAGAGAAATGGCGTAGCGAATTACCAGAATTACCAGCCCAAAAACGCCATCGTTATGAAAGTGAGTTGGGGCTTTCCGCTTACGATGCGCGAGTGTTAACAGAAGATCGTTCAATAGCAGAATATTTTGAAACTGCGATCGCATCTGGAGCAAATCCGAAAGCTGCTGCAAACTGGATTACTCAAGATATCGCCGCCCACCTCAATAAGCAAAAACTCAGTATTACTGAAATCGGACTAACTCCCACCAATCTAGCTGATATCATCACTCGCATTGAAACAGGCAAAATTAGCAATGCTCAAGCTAAAGAAAAGTTACCAGATTTGCTCACTGGTATTTCTCCTGAAAAAGCCTTTGCAGGTCAAGAGTTAATCACCGATCCTAATGTACTAGAACCCATTGTTGATGAAGTCATAGCTGCCAATCCCAAAGAACTAGAAAAGTATCGCAACGGTAACACCAATCTCAAAGGCTTCTTTGTTGGACAAGTTCTGAAAAAGACAGGTAAACGTGCCGATCCTAAGCTGACTAACGAATTGGTGGAGAAAAAACTGAACGCCTAG
- the argJ gene encoding bifunctional ornithine acetyltransferase/N-acetylglutamate synthase — MADWQEITGGITAPRGYQAAGITAGLKPSGLPDLALIFSEVEAIAAGVFTTSQVKAACVEYCRQRLQAKQSARAILCNAGQANAATGTQGYLDTLESAMAVGQALNISSESVLVASTGVIGQRIKMDALRSGIPKVVAALSQTGSDAAAGAIITTDLVTKSIALETTISDRPVRIGGIAKGSGMIHPNMATMLAFVTCDAVVSPHLWQQMLARAADRSFNSITVDGDTSTNDSLIALANGQSRTPAITEWGAEAEKLEAMLTAVCQHLAKAIARDGEGATCLIEVEVTGAHDEISARQIAKTIAGSSLVKSAIFGRDPNWGRIAAAAGRAGVPFEQENLQIKLGDFLMLENGQPLQFDRAAASAYLKKAVAGAYLQQDTVLISVNVGNGHGSGKAWGCDLSYDYVRINAEYTT; from the coding sequence ATGGCAGATTGGCAAGAAATAACAGGTGGCATCACAGCACCAAGGGGGTATCAAGCGGCGGGAATTACCGCAGGATTGAAACCTTCGGGGTTGCCAGATTTAGCTTTGATATTCTCAGAGGTGGAAGCGATCGCAGCTGGTGTATTCACCACCAGCCAAGTTAAAGCTGCCTGCGTAGAATATTGTCGCCAACGCTTGCAAGCTAAACAGAGCGCTCGTGCCATCCTCTGCAACGCCGGACAAGCAAACGCCGCTACAGGGACTCAAGGCTACCTTGATACTTTAGAATCTGCTATGGCAGTCGGTCAAGCACTAAACATTTCGTCTGAATCTGTGTTAGTGGCTTCCACTGGCGTGATTGGTCAAAGAATTAAGATGGATGCTTTGCGAAGTGGGATTCCCAAGGTAGTAGCAGCACTATCACAAACAGGCTCAGATGCCGCCGCCGGAGCGATTATCACTACAGATTTGGTAACAAAATCCATTGCCCTAGAGACAACTATAAGCGATCGCCCGGTACGAATTGGTGGCATTGCCAAGGGTTCCGGCATGATTCACCCGAACATGGCAACTATGCTGGCATTTGTTACTTGTGATGCTGTGGTTTCGCCTCACCTTTGGCAACAGATGTTAGCAAGGGCAGCTGATAGAAGCTTTAATTCCATTACCGTGGATGGTGATACCAGCACCAACGACAGCTTAATCGCCTTGGCAAACGGTCAATCTCGCACCCCAGCAATTACAGAATGGGGTGCAGAAGCAGAGAAATTAGAGGCGATGTTAACAGCAGTTTGTCAGCATTTAGCCAAAGCGATCGCTCGTGATGGTGAAGGCGCAACCTGTCTAATTGAAGTGGAAGTAACAGGGGCCCATGATGAAATTTCAGCCCGACAAATAGCCAAAACCATCGCCGGTTCATCCTTAGTTAAATCTGCAATCTTTGGACGAGATCCCAACTGGGGACGCATCGCCGCCGCCGCCGGACGTGCCGGTGTGCCCTTTGAGCAAGAAAACCTGCAAATAAAGCTAGGGGATTTCTTAATGTTAGAAAATGGGCAACCTCTGCAATTTGACCGTGCAGCAGCGAGTGCTTATTTGAAAAAAGCAGTGGCGGGTGCTTATCTCCAACAGGATACTGTATTAATCTCCGTTAACGTTGGCAATGGTCATGGTTCAGGTAAAGCTTGGGGTTGTGATTTGAGTTACGACTACGTGAGGATTAACGCCGAATACACTACTTAA